A window of the Brumimicrobium sp. genome harbors these coding sequences:
- the rpsI gene encoding 30S ribosomal protein S9: protein MEVINTLGRRKTSVARVYLKPGKGNITVNKRDYKEYFPIATLQSKVQQSFNVTETAGQYDVTVNVAGGGINGQAEAIRLGIARALVKLNEELKPTLKEGGLMTRDPRMVERKKPGQPKARKKFQFSKR, encoded by the coding sequence ATGGAAGTTATAAATACATTAGGAAGAAGAAAAACTTCTGTTGCACGTGTTTACTTAAAGCCAGGAAAAGGTAATATTACAGTAAATAAGCGTGATTATAAAGAATACTTTCCAATTGCAACTTTACAGTCAAAAGTTCAGCAATCATTTAACGTTACTGAAACTGCTGGTCAGTATGACGTAACTGTAAACGTAGCAGGTGGAGGAATCAATGGGCAGGCAGAAGCAATCCGTTTAGGAATTGCAAGAGCACTTGTAAAATTGAACGAAGAATTAAAACCTACGTTAAAAGAAGGTGGATTAATGACACGTGACCCTAGAATGGTTGAGCGTAAGAAGCCAGGACAGCCAAAAGCACGTAAGAAATTCCAATTCTCTAAACGTTAG
- a CDS encoding S9 family peptidase — protein sequence MKSFSIILLIIFTTFFVSAQKEMSLEQSVLGQYQQFYPTNVFEFSWIGDNGEYAYLENYRTLIIGKVGGKETNSLSIQEVNEKIGTKFNYFAGLAWKDCNQFILNDENIIAFYNISKKEGRTLDLPEKAENITFNATFDKVAYTIDNNLYYSSLDKFEQHVVVENSDKNIVTGQAISRNEMGIDGGIFWAPSGKHLAFYQKDESLVHDYPLLNNEDYPGSLKSIKYPMAGQESERVKVGILTLDKNETVFISPQNGIDYYLTNLAWTPDENYIILAEVARSQDHIWVQKYDRNGKLLKVLFEETSKTWVEPERPAYFPSKTSNDFVWVSERDGFDNLYFYSENGDLKTQLTNNKFPLKSIVASQNGEVYFLATGVSPLNTLLYKVNTKGKQALLTMEEGTHTVSIDAAGKYIFDQFSAHSIPNKAQILDAKGKSVQILVNAENPLAEYGMPEAEINVIKNKNGTDLYTRMIKPKNFDSSKKYPVLIYVYGGPHAQLITNSWLDGGSLWMYWMANQGYIIFTLDNRGSANRGAEFEHVIHRQLGVAENEDQLVGVEYLKSLPFVDANRLAVHGWSFGGFMTCTMLLKSPDLFKVGVAGGAVTDWKYYEIMYGERYMDTPQENPEGYEKTSIINQADQLKSKLLLIHGTIDPVVVMQHTLALTEKFVQLGIQMDYFPYPMHEHNVLGIDRAHLMRKVLMYIMENNK from the coding sequence ATGAAATCTTTTTCTATTATTCTTCTTATAATATTCACAACTTTCTTTGTCTCTGCTCAAAAAGAAATGTCTCTCGAGCAATCTGTGTTGGGACAATATCAACAATTTTATCCAACAAATGTTTTTGAATTCTCTTGGATAGGGGATAATGGTGAATATGCTTATCTAGAAAATTATCGTACACTTATTATTGGTAAAGTGGGAGGGAAGGAAACAAACTCTCTATCTATCCAAGAAGTAAATGAAAAAATAGGCACTAAATTCAACTATTTTGCTGGTTTAGCTTGGAAAGATTGCAATCAATTTATATTAAATGATGAAAATATAATTGCATTTTATAATATTTCAAAAAAGGAAGGAAGAACCCTGGATTTACCCGAAAAAGCGGAGAACATTACGTTTAATGCTACATTTGATAAAGTAGCATATACCATTGACAATAATCTTTATTATTCCTCTTTGGATAAATTTGAACAACATGTTGTTGTGGAGAATAGCGATAAAAACATTGTTACTGGTCAAGCTATTTCACGAAACGAAATGGGTATTGATGGAGGTATATTTTGGGCTCCTTCAGGTAAACATCTGGCTTTCTATCAGAAAGACGAATCTCTTGTGCATGATTATCCGTTATTAAATAATGAAGATTATCCTGGTTCTTTAAAATCTATTAAATATCCTATGGCAGGACAAGAGAGTGAGCGTGTTAAAGTAGGTATCCTAACTTTGGATAAAAATGAAACTGTATTTATTTCACCTCAAAATGGTATTGATTATTATTTAACTAATTTGGCGTGGACTCCTGATGAAAACTATATTATACTTGCCGAAGTTGCTCGCTCACAAGATCATATTTGGGTACAAAAATACGATAGAAATGGGAAGTTACTCAAAGTGCTTTTTGAGGAAACAAGTAAAACATGGGTGGAGCCTGAACGCCCTGCTTATTTTCCTTCTAAAACAAGTAATGACTTTGTTTGGGTGAGTGAGCGTGATGGTTTTGATAATCTTTACTTTTACTCTGAAAATGGAGATTTAAAAACACAATTAACTAATAATAAATTCCCTTTAAAATCGATAGTCGCTAGTCAGAATGGAGAGGTATATTTCTTGGCTACCGGAGTCAGCCCATTGAATACTTTATTATATAAAGTAAATACGAAAGGAAAACAAGCCTTGTTGACAATGGAAGAAGGAACGCATACAGTTAGCATAGATGCAGCTGGGAAATATATATTTGATCAATTCTCTGCACACAGTATCCCGAATAAAGCTCAAATACTTGATGCAAAAGGTAAATCAGTCCAAATTTTAGTAAATGCCGAAAATCCTTTAGCAGAATATGGAATGCCAGAAGCTGAAATCAACGTTATTAAAAATAAAAATGGGACAGATTTATATACTCGGATGATAAAGCCCAAAAACTTTGATTCATCTAAGAAATATCCAGTTCTGATTTATGTTTATGGGGGACCTCATGCTCAGTTAATAACCAATAGTTGGTTAGACGGTGGAAGTTTATGGATGTATTGGATGGCTAATCAAGGGTATATTATATTTACATTAGATAACCGAGGTTCAGCAAACAGAGGAGCAGAGTTTGAACATGTTATTCATAGACAACTTGGAGTTGCTGAGAATGAAGACCAATTAGTCGGTGTTGAATATTTAAAGAGTTTACCGTTTGTAGATGCCAATAGATTAGCAGTGCATGGTTGGAGTTTTGGAGGATTTATGACATGTACGATGTTGTTAAAGTCTCCTGATTTATTTAAAGTAGGTGTAGCTGGTGGTGCAGTAACTGATTGGAAATATTATGAGATTATGTATGGTGAGCGTTATATGGATACCCCACAAGAGAATCCTGAAGGTTATGAAAAAACTTCAATAATCAATCAAGCAGATCAATTAAAATCAAAGTTGTTGCTTATTCATGGAACTATTGACCCGGTTGTGGTGATGCAACATACTTTGGCGTTGACTGAAAAATTTGTGCAGCTAGGAATTCAAATGGATTATTTCCCTTACCCTATGCACGAGCATAATGTATTGGGCATAGATAGAGCCCATTTGATGCGAAAAGTGTTAATGTATATAATGGAAAATAATAAGTAG
- the queA gene encoding tRNA preQ1(34) S-adenosylmethionine ribosyltransferase-isomerase QueA produces MKLSEFDFNLPEELIAKYPSENRDECRLLVVDRKTGKIEHKLFKDLIDYFEEGDVMIRNNTKVFPARLYGNKEKTGAKIEVFLLRELNHESLLWDVLVDPARKIRIGNKLYFGDDEELVAEVIDNTTSRGRTLRFLFSGSYDEFKAKIESLGETPLPKYIDRKTVPEDADNYQTIYASVEGAVAAPTAGLHFSKHLLKRMELKGIDFADITLHIGLGTFREVEVEDLTKHKMDSEQTIISEKASNIVNKAKMNRHKVCAVGTTTMRAIESSVSTDGLLKPFDGWTNKFIFPPYDFSIADAMITNFHTPSSTLLMMISAFAGHDLMMEAYHEAIKEKYRFYSYGDAMLIL; encoded by the coding sequence ATGAAACTTTCAGAGTTCGATTTTAATTTACCAGAAGAGCTAATCGCCAAATATCCTAGTGAGAATCGTGATGAATGCCGGTTATTAGTAGTAGATAGAAAAACAGGAAAAATTGAGCATAAACTTTTCAAAGATCTTATCGATTATTTTGAGGAAGGTGATGTGATGATTCGTAACAACACAAAGGTGTTCCCAGCTCGTTTATATGGTAATAAAGAAAAAACAGGAGCAAAAATTGAAGTATTCCTCTTAAGAGAGTTGAATCATGAATCTCTACTATGGGATGTGTTGGTAGATCCAGCACGTAAAATTAGAATTGGAAATAAACTGTATTTCGGTGATGATGAAGAACTAGTTGCAGAAGTTATTGATAATACAACTTCTAGAGGGAGAACTTTACGTTTCTTATTTAGTGGTTCTTACGATGAATTTAAAGCAAAAATTGAAAGTTTAGGAGAAACCCCTCTTCCAAAATATATTGATAGAAAAACTGTTCCTGAAGACGCTGATAATTATCAAACTATATACGCATCTGTTGAAGGTGCCGTAGCTGCCCCAACTGCAGGATTACACTTTTCTAAACATTTGCTAAAACGAATGGAACTAAAAGGAATTGATTTTGCTGATATTACTTTACATATTGGACTAGGTACTTTTAGAGAGGTTGAAGTAGAAGACTTAACCAAACACAAAATGGATTCTGAACAAACCATTATCTCCGAAAAAGCTTCTAATATTGTAAACAAGGCTAAGATGAATAGACATAAAGTATGTGCTGTTGGGACAACAACCATGAGAGCTATTGAATCTTCAGTATCAACAGACGGCTTATTAAAACCTTTTGATGGCTGGACAAATAAATTTATTTTTCCACCTTATGATTTTTCTATTGCTGATGCTATGATAACTAATTTCCATACACCTTCCTCTACCCTATTAATGATGATTTCGGCATTTGCAGGGCATGACTTAATGATGGAGGCATATCACGAAGCAATAAAAGAGAAATATAGATTTTATTCATACGGAGACGCTATGCTTATCCTTTAA
- the rplM gene encoding 50S ribosomal protein L13 has protein sequence MDTLSYKTVSIGKENANKKWLLVDAEGETLGRMASKVAQLIRGKHKTNFTPNSDCGDNVIVINAEKINLNGEKWATKKYIRYSGYPGGQRELTAEQIRDRYPERLVEMAVRRMLPKSKLGNAMYKNLRVIAGSEHKYEAQKPEKIDLESIK, from the coding sequence GTGGATACATTAAGTTACAAAACTGTTTCTATCGGTAAAGAGAATGCCAATAAAAAGTGGCTTTTGGTAGATGCGGAAGGCGAAACGCTAGGGCGTATGGCCAGCAAGGTAGCGCAATTGATCCGTGGTAAACACAAAACTAATTTCACTCCAAACTCTGATTGTGGAGATAACGTTATTGTTATCAACGCTGAGAAAATCAATTTAAATGGAGAGAAATGGGCTACAAAGAAGTATATTAGATACTCAGGTTACCCAGGAGGTCAGCGCGAATTAACAGCAGAGCAAATCAGAGATAGATATCCTGAGCGCTTAGTAGAAATGGCTGTTAGAAGAATGTTACCTAAATCTAAATTAGGTAATGCAATGTATAAGAATTTGAGGGTTATTGCAGGTTCAGAACACAAGTATGAAGCTCAAAAGCCAGAGAAAATTGATTTAGAATCTATCAAATAA
- the rpsB gene encoding 30S ribosomal protein S2, which produces MSKKANFKELLDAGVHFGHLKRKWNPAMAPYIFAEQKGIHIIDLNKTITCLDQASAAIKQIAKSGKKVLFVATKKQAKQVLIDRIKEVNMPYVTERWTGGMLTNFATTRRSIRKMTSIDKMKTDGTWDTLSKRERLFITRQREKLEKNFGSIADMTRLPAAIFVVDILNEKIAVTEANRLGITTFAMVDTNSNPKLVDFAIPANDDATKSVAVIIDHIVAAIKEGLEERKTSKDIEPEVEETEEELPKKSKVSKKTIAVVKDEVIEDDIDLEEDDSEEEEE; this is translated from the coding sequence ATGTCAAAAAAAGCAAATTTTAAAGAATTATTAGATGCAGGTGTACACTTTGGACACCTCAAAAGAAAGTGGAACCCAGCAATGGCTCCATACATTTTTGCAGAGCAAAAAGGTATCCACATTATTGATTTAAATAAGACAATTACTTGCTTAGACCAAGCAAGTGCTGCAATTAAACAAATTGCAAAATCAGGTAAGAAAGTATTATTTGTTGCTACTAAGAAACAAGCAAAACAAGTTCTTATCGACAGAATTAAAGAAGTTAATATGCCATACGTTACAGAAAGATGGACTGGTGGTATGTTGACAAACTTCGCTACAACAAGAAGATCTATCAGAAAGATGACTTCTATTGATAAGATGAAAACTGACGGTACATGGGATACACTTTCTAAACGTGAACGTCTATTCATCACAAGACAGAGAGAAAAACTAGAGAAAAACTTTGGTTCTATCGCTGATATGACTCGTCTTCCTGCTGCAATTTTTGTAGTTGATATCTTAAATGAAAAAATTGCTGTAACTGAAGCAAACCGTTTAGGAATCACTACTTTTGCGATGGTTGACACAAACTCTAATCCTAAATTAGTAGATTTTGCAATCCCTGCAAATGATGATGCTACCAAATCTGTAGCTGTTATTATAGACCATATTGTTGCTGCTATTAAAGAAGGTTTAGAAGAAAGAAAAACTTCTAAAGATATCGAACCTGAAGTAGAGGAAACTGAAGAAGAACTTCCAAAAAAGTCAAAAGTTTCTAAGAAAACAATTGCTGTCGTTAAAGATGAAGTTATCGAAGATGACATCGATTTAGAAGAAGATGATAGTGAAGAAGAAGAAGAATAA
- the truB gene encoding tRNA pseudouridine(55) synthase TruB produces the protein MQKDNFDFKEGETLLVDKPLHWTSFDVVNKLRWKLRKKYNIKKFKVGHAGTLDPLATGLLIICTGKNTKLSESLTAENKTYTGTFLLGKTTPSYDLETEFNQTFDISHILKEDIIQTAQNMEGAQKQIPPIFSAKKINGKPAYLSARKGKDLELEANDIVIESFQITDIRMPEIDFKVTCSKGTYIRSLANDFGKALQSGATLIALRRTHSGSFSIENSESVEYWLNKIEEVTLSE, from the coding sequence ATGCAAAAAGACAACTTTGATTTTAAAGAAGGAGAAACTCTTCTTGTTGATAAACCATTACATTGGACATCCTTTGATGTAGTTAATAAATTGAGGTGGAAACTTCGTAAAAAGTACAATATAAAAAAATTTAAAGTTGGGCACGCAGGAACTTTAGACCCTCTGGCAACAGGTTTACTAATTATTTGTACTGGTAAGAACACTAAATTGAGTGAATCACTAACAGCAGAAAATAAAACCTACACAGGGACTTTTTTATTAGGAAAAACCACCCCTAGCTATGATCTAGAAACAGAATTTAATCAAACATTTGACATCTCTCATATTTTAAAAGAAGACATTATACAGACTGCTCAGAATATGGAGGGAGCTCAAAAACAAATCCCCCCTATTTTTTCAGCTAAAAAGATAAATGGAAAACCCGCTTATCTATCCGCCCGAAAAGGGAAAGATCTTGAATTAGAAGCAAACGATATAGTTATTGAATCATTTCAAATTACAGATATCCGTATGCCAGAAATAGATTTTAAAGTGACTTGTTCCAAAGGTACTTATATTCGGTCGCTAGCAAACGATTTTGGAAAAGCCCTACAATCAGGGGCTACACTTATTGCTTTGCGAAGAACACACTCGGGTTCTTTTTCCATTGAAAACAGTGAGTCGGTTGAATATTGGCTAAACAAAATCGAAGAAGTTACGTTAAGTGAATAG